Proteins co-encoded in one Spirosoma endbachense genomic window:
- the porU gene encoding type IX secretion system sortase PorU, translated as MNTDKCMIGCAVKPTYLPWIKAIGLVIIYCSLAVVHSSAQSVLKEGTWIKIGVTESGVYRLDQATLARFNPAFATADPRKLRLYGNGGAVLPQPNATSRAADLTENAIQVIGEADGKFDSGDALLFFGQSPHVIRYDSLARRFSHQINPYSDTTFYFLTIGNAPGLRIAERPAGTLTTTPSVTVFDDYQFHEQDLLKVPAVHSGREWLGEYMTNDTIKNISFDMQGVVAQTPVRLTSSVVAGALSSTQFRLQLNGQTVGTQFVSSISGYEYDYQGITRIDTFFVKPTSVASPVQIALTFQKNGQSFAQGYLNYIGVQTRRELRQYDKPIWIRRLDPGQCAIRQATAGLRIWNIKNPLIPQTQSYTVSTTAEARWAATDRADYFLFTDNQLLTPVSLAVVANQNVKGLSTPNLLIITAAAWRDEAERLATFRREHDQLAVEVVTIQQIYNEFGSGQADPTAIRDAARFFYQKQPNQLRYLLLFGDATFDYRNINQQLSSAQLANTIPVYESYESLHPVLSYSSDDYFGFMDISEGEWPETDKGDYKMDIGVGRLPVKSSDEAKTVVDKLIRYSADPSLVGDWQTRVMFVADDGDYNIHQQDANSLATTVETKDPSYRPERIFLDAYPQESTSNGQKSPIVNQLINRGIADGRLIINYSGHGGAETLADEQVVTLQDILSWKNRRLPLFVTATCQFGRYDDPGSNSGAELALLSRLGGAIALLTTTRPVYANTNLVLNKSFYNAVFAPVNGQMPRLGDVMRLTKNESLVGPVNRNFALLGDPSMRLAYPSAQVMLTKVNGHSVSSSKPDTLHALETVELSGEIQQDGQRLTDFTGTLRLTLYDKSTTQTTLGTESAKMNYKAYTSTLFAGQAIVQNGQFTVRFVMPKDIDYTVGLAKLYTYAVRNDSLFDASGSYDSLRVGGSLIVDSLDTQPPVMHLSVDGGIAEGEQIHVAGPDVTLHVGLRDNQGINTARAGLGHELTIQLNDQSPIILNDVYVAVGNDGKQGEAVYTFRDVTPGTYVVRAKAWDINNNSTEETLSIVVSGKPALGIGVLQASPNPITTQSTITVEHNRPGEPLDWMLQIFDLNGRLFSQQKGQCSDCPSKLEIGTWYGLTDAGQAAPNGLYIFRIHMQSAADGSVVDGSGRLILLK; from the coding sequence ATGAATACTGATAAATGTATGATTGGATGCGCTGTAAAGCCAACTTATCTGCCCTGGATAAAGGCAATAGGTCTCGTCATAATTTATTGTTCGTTAGCTGTTGTTCACTCCAGCGCGCAGTCTGTGCTTAAAGAAGGGACATGGATAAAAATCGGTGTAACAGAATCCGGCGTTTATCGATTGGATCAGGCTACATTGGCTCGTTTTAATCCCGCTTTCGCCACTGCCGACCCACGTAAGTTAAGGCTTTATGGGAATGGTGGAGCGGTATTGCCACAACCGAATGCCACCTCCCGAGCGGCTGATCTGACCGAAAATGCGATTCAGGTAATCGGAGAAGCCGATGGCAAGTTTGATTCGGGCGATGCGCTGTTATTCTTTGGCCAAAGCCCCCATGTTATTCGCTATGATTCACTGGCCAGACGGTTCAGTCATCAGATTAATCCCTACTCTGACACAACATTTTATTTTTTAACCATTGGTAATGCACCAGGACTACGCATTGCAGAACGTCCGGCAGGAACATTGACGACAACACCTTCGGTCACTGTTTTTGACGATTACCAGTTCCATGAGCAGGATTTATTGAAAGTACCCGCAGTGCATTCGGGCCGCGAGTGGTTGGGAGAATACATGACCAACGATACAATAAAGAATATTTCCTTCGATATGCAGGGTGTTGTTGCGCAAACGCCTGTTCGATTGACATCGTCTGTAGTTGCCGGAGCATTATCATCAACGCAGTTTCGATTACAATTGAACGGCCAAACTGTGGGCACTCAGTTTGTATCAAGTATATCGGGGTATGAATATGACTATCAGGGAATTACTCGTATTGATACCTTTTTTGTTAAACCGACTTCTGTTGCCAGTCCTGTACAAATTGCCCTTACATTTCAGAAGAATGGTCAGTCGTTCGCGCAAGGTTACCTGAACTACATAGGCGTTCAGACCCGACGCGAGCTGCGGCAATATGACAAGCCGATTTGGATACGTCGATTAGATCCGGGGCAATGTGCTATTCGGCAAGCTACGGCTGGGTTGCGAATCTGGAATATAAAGAATCCTTTAATTCCCCAGACGCAATCCTACACCGTATCGACTACAGCAGAGGCCCGATGGGCTGCAACAGATCGGGCAGATTATTTTTTGTTCACGGATAATCAACTGCTAACACCCGTTTCGCTTGCAGTTGTAGCGAATCAAAATGTAAAAGGCTTATCAACGCCTAATTTATTGATTATTACAGCGGCAGCCTGGCGCGATGAAGCCGAGCGGCTGGCAACGTTCCGACGGGAGCATGATCAGTTAGCCGTAGAGGTTGTCACGATCCAGCAGATTTACAATGAATTTGGCTCTGGACAAGCCGATCCAACGGCCATTCGGGATGCTGCCCGTTTTTTTTATCAGAAGCAACCTAACCAGCTTCGTTACCTGCTATTGTTCGGTGATGCCACCTTCGATTACCGGAACATTAATCAACAACTCAGCTCAGCTCAATTAGCGAATACAATACCCGTTTATGAGAGTTATGAGTCGTTGCATCCCGTGCTGAGTTACTCGTCAGACGATTATTTCGGTTTCATGGATATATCGGAAGGCGAATGGCCTGAAACCGACAAGGGCGATTATAAAATGGATATTGGCGTGGGCCGCCTGCCTGTAAAATCATCGGACGAAGCGAAAACGGTTGTCGATAAATTAATCCGTTATAGTGCCGATCCGTCGCTCGTCGGTGACTGGCAAACACGGGTAATGTTTGTGGCTGATGATGGCGATTATAACATCCACCAGCAAGACGCCAACTCTTTGGCCACAACCGTAGAAACAAAAGATCCTTCCTATCGGCCCGAGCGTATTTTCCTGGATGCGTATCCACAGGAATCTACATCGAACGGCCAGAAATCTCCTATTGTCAATCAATTGATTAATCGGGGTATTGCCGACGGAAGGCTGATTATTAATTATAGTGGTCATGGGGGAGCCGAAACGCTGGCTGATGAACAGGTTGTTACGCTTCAGGATATCTTATCCTGGAAAAATCGTCGGCTTCCCTTATTTGTAACGGCTACCTGCCAGTTTGGTCGATATGATGATCCTGGTAGCAATTCAGGCGCTGAATTGGCACTACTGAGCCGGCTTGGTGGAGCCATCGCTTTATTGACTACCACTCGCCCGGTATATGCCAATACGAACCTGGTGCTGAATAAATCGTTTTACAATGCAGTTTTTGCGCCGGTCAATGGGCAAATGCCCCGACTTGGCGACGTTATGAGGCTTACAAAAAATGAAAGCCTGGTGGGACCCGTAAACCGTAATTTTGCCCTATTGGGCGATCCATCCATGCGTCTGGCTTATCCATCGGCCCAGGTGATGCTAACAAAAGTTAATGGTCATTCCGTGAGTTCGAGCAAACCGGATACATTGCATGCATTAGAAACGGTAGAATTATCAGGCGAAATTCAGCAGGATGGGCAGCGGCTGACGGATTTTACGGGTACGCTTCGACTCACACTTTATGATAAATCAACAACTCAGACAACACTTGGCACAGAAAGTGCTAAAATGAATTATAAGGCGTATACTAGCACGTTATTTGCTGGTCAGGCAATTGTGCAGAATGGTCAGTTTACCGTTCGCTTTGTCATGCCTAAAGACATTGACTATACCGTTGGGCTGGCTAAATTATACACATATGCTGTTCGGAACGATAGTTTGTTTGATGCTTCCGGAAGTTATGATAGCTTACGAGTAGGTGGCAGCCTGATTGTCGATAGTCTTGATACACAGCCGCCTGTTATGCATTTGAGCGTTGATGGTGGCATTGCCGAAGGTGAACAGATTCATGTGGCAGGACCAGATGTAACACTGCACGTCGGTTTACGCGATAATCAGGGAATCAATACAGCTCGTGCTGGTTTAGGTCATGAGCTAACTATTCAACTCAATGATCAGTCACCAATAATTCTGAATGATGTTTATGTTGCTGTTGGTAATGATGGAAAACAGGGAGAAGCCGTTTATACGTTCCGTGATGTCACTCCGGGAACTTATGTAGTCCGGGCAAAAGCGTGGGATATAAACAATAATTCAACAGAAGAGACGTTGAGCATAGTAGTTTCCGGTAAACCAGCATTGGGCATTGGTGTACTACAAGCCAGCCCAAACCCGATAACAACACAATCAACGATAACTGTTGAACATAATCGGCCCGGTGAACCACTTGACTGGATGTTGCAAATTTTTGATCTGAATGGCCGATTGTTTAGTCAACAGAAAGGCCAGTGCAGCGACTGTCCGTCTAAACTCGAAATAGGTACATGGTATGGATTGACCGATGCCGGTCAGGCAGCACCGAATGGACTATATATTTTCAGAATACACATGCAATCAGCGGCCGATGGCTCGGTGGTTGATGGGAGTGGCCGATTAATTTTACTAAAATGA
- a CDS encoding NADH-quinone oxidoreductase subunit N: protein MLPIVLLSVFGIVLLFLGFLKSKTVLLPAALLFLLITLAANFLDWNKTYLYFNDMLRTNNLSMIFTAIVLGSAFMVVALSSSFIEDESAQPAEYYALILFSLVGAIMMVSFENLIMLFVGVEILSVAMYVLTGSDKRNLRSNEAALKYFLMGAFATGIMLFGMALLYGATGSFTLAGLDAYTANPQAGLSLLIYVGLLMLLIGLLFKVSAAPFHFWTPDVYDGAPTIFTAYMSTVVKTAGFAALFRLLSVSFEGVYSFWWVILAIITAITLVIGNITAAYQNSFKRMMAYSSISHAGYLLIGLAALGAQTKQAIVFYSLAYSVATISAFGVLLLVAQQRSTQTFSSEGASDGVTSENFDAFNGLARKNPLLGFAMAVSMLSLAGIPLTAGFWGKFYMFSTAVERGQIWLLVVAVLMSAVGIYYYFRVIIAMYFREGALEPIRVAPFYRYVLLAATILTLGLGIAPGLLQGLF, encoded by the coding sequence ATGCTTCCCATCGTTCTGTTATCGGTTTTTGGTATTGTGCTGTTGTTCCTTGGCTTCCTGAAGTCGAAGACCGTATTATTGCCAGCGGCATTACTTTTTCTGCTGATTACGCTAGCTGCTAATTTCCTCGACTGGAACAAGACGTACTTGTACTTCAACGATATGTTGAGAACCAATAACCTGTCAATGATCTTCACGGCTATTGTGCTGGGATCAGCGTTTATGGTGGTGGCTTTGTCGAGTAGTTTTATTGAAGATGAATCAGCGCAACCCGCTGAGTATTATGCTTTAATTCTATTCTCGCTGGTTGGCGCGATCATGATGGTCAGCTTCGAGAACCTGATTATGCTGTTTGTTGGTGTCGAAATCCTCTCGGTTGCTATGTATGTGCTGACAGGAAGCGACAAACGAAATCTGCGATCGAACGAGGCAGCGCTGAAATATTTCCTGATGGGGGCTTTCGCTACGGGCATTATGCTTTTCGGAATGGCATTGCTTTATGGCGCTACAGGGTCATTTACACTAGCAGGTCTCGATGCGTATACGGCTAATCCACAGGCAGGTCTATCGCTGCTCATTTACGTGGGCCTACTCATGCTGTTGATTGGCCTGCTGTTTAAAGTTTCGGCGGCACCGTTCCATTTCTGGACCCCCGACGTATATGATGGCGCCCCCACAATCTTCACGGCCTACATGTCGACGGTTGTTAAAACAGCCGGTTTTGCCGCCCTATTTCGGTTACTGTCTGTTTCATTTGAGGGTGTATATAGTTTCTGGTGGGTTATTTTGGCCATTATCACGGCAATAACACTCGTCATTGGTAATATCACAGCAGCTTATCAGAATAGCTTCAAACGAATGATGGCTTATTCCAGTATCTCTCATGCGGGCTACTTACTGATCGGGCTGGCAGCACTAGGTGCACAAACTAAACAAGCCATCGTGTTTTATTCGCTGGCGTATTCGGTGGCTACTATTTCCGCTTTCGGCGTTCTCCTGTTAGTTGCACAGCAGCGTAGCACCCAAACATTTTCCAGTGAAGGCGCTAGTGACGGTGTCACCAGCGAAAATTTTGATGCGTTTAATGGCTTAGCCAGGAAGAATCCGTTATTAGGCTTTGCCATGGCAGTTTCAATGCTGTCGCTGGCTGGAATTCCGCTGACAGCTGGCTTCTGGGGGAAATTCTACATGTTTTCGACGGCTGTTGAACGGGGGCAAATCTGGTTATTGGTCGTTGCCGTACTGATGTCAGCCGTTGGTATTTATTATTATTTCCGCGTAATCATTGCCATGTACTTTCGGGAAGGCGCTCTTGAACCAATTCGGGTTGCCCCATTTTACCGATACGTACTGTTGGCGGCTACTATTCTGACACTCGGTTTAGGAATTGCACCTGGTTTATTGCAAGGTCTCTTTTAG
- a CDS encoding GtrA family protein, which produces MNVSSINQPKPKEFKDIFSFFLTALLGASINFVSQIFYRNYFDYATSVLCGYLTATVLTFIPTKRYAFSAGKTGNTGREAVKFLVIALVALIVQVYVAKYTLEWVANPLFPTASKLWREKGSHVVGMGMSFMANYFGHKLLTFRSTGMYDKLRSRSPRENEEQF; this is translated from the coding sequence GTGAACGTGAGCAGCATTAACCAGCCAAAACCTAAAGAATTTAAGGATATTTTTTCGTTCTTTCTAACGGCTTTGCTGGGTGCGTCCATCAACTTCGTCAGTCAAATTTTTTATCGCAACTATTTCGATTACGCTACCAGTGTACTTTGTGGGTATCTAACAGCTACTGTTCTAACCTTTATTCCCACCAAACGTTATGCTTTTTCGGCGGGGAAAACGGGGAACACAGGCCGAGAAGCCGTCAAATTCTTAGTTATTGCCTTAGTCGCACTCATTGTTCAGGTCTATGTTGCCAAATACACGCTGGAGTGGGTTGCTAATCCGCTCTTTCCTACAGCCTCAAAGCTTTGGCGTGAAAAAGGCTCACACGTGGTTGGTATGGGCATGAGTTTTATGGCTAATTATTTTGGTCATAAACTTCTTACGTTCCGCAGCACAGGAATGTATGATAAACTGCGCTCACGGTCACCTCGGGAAAACGAAGAACAGTTTTAA
- a CDS encoding M16 family metallopeptidase, with product MVLDRTQSPAFQVIQQVRLPAVQTHKLDNGIPLHLISVSHQPVLRIECIIEAGTWYEQVPGTSFFALKMLAEGTPGRSSAQISEYLDRYGAFLELNSGPDRASIVVYCLTKFLPNVLPILRELLTEPTFPQKELDDLRNITLQNLRVNYEKNAYLAGVLFREKLFGQQHPYGRSQRPDAIEHLTRQNIVDFYERVIRNRPYKLLLAGEASENEIILINRELGQLPIYNEVVPAFGAEAIADDGLPVLSEKADSVQSSIRLGRRLFTRSHPDFFKMLVTNELLGGYFGSRLMKNIREEKGFTYGISSNMPSFRRDGYFLIGTDVNKENTQQTLDEIQKEIRILQTEPVPQEELETVKNFMAGEFVGSLNTPFEIADRFKVILLDGMPADFLTTYIERLRSVTQEDIMSTASKYLAEGSLREVVVGGK from the coding sequence ATGGTACTCGATAGAACACAATCACCAGCTTTTCAGGTAATTCAGCAAGTACGGCTTCCGGCTGTTCAGACGCATAAACTGGACAATGGCATTCCGCTTCACCTGATCTCCGTTTCTCACCAGCCTGTGTTGAGAATAGAGTGTATTATTGAAGCCGGTACGTGGTATGAGCAAGTGCCAGGAACGTCATTTTTCGCACTAAAGATGCTGGCTGAGGGAACACCTGGTCGTTCGTCGGCTCAAATCAGCGAATATCTCGACCGCTATGGAGCCTTTCTGGAACTGAATAGCGGGCCTGATCGGGCAAGTATAGTCGTTTATTGCCTGACGAAGTTTCTGCCCAATGTTCTCCCAATCCTTCGCGAATTACTGACGGAGCCTACATTTCCGCAGAAAGAATTAGACGATCTCCGTAATATCACGCTTCAGAATCTTCGGGTTAATTACGAAAAGAATGCCTATCTGGCTGGCGTACTCTTTCGGGAGAAATTGTTTGGTCAACAGCATCCTTATGGACGTAGTCAGCGCCCTGATGCCATAGAACACCTCACCCGGCAAAACATCGTCGATTTTTACGAGCGGGTGATACGTAATCGTCCCTATAAGCTCCTGTTGGCTGGCGAGGCATCCGAGAATGAGATTATTCTGATTAATCGTGAACTGGGTCAGTTACCTATTTATAATGAAGTTGTGCCAGCGTTTGGCGCAGAGGCTATTGCCGACGATGGCCTGCCCGTATTGTCGGAAAAGGCAGACAGTGTTCAGTCATCGATTCGATTGGGCAGAAGGCTTTTTACCCGATCTCATCCCGATTTTTTCAAGATGCTTGTAACAAACGAGCTGTTGGGTGGTTATTTTGGCTCCCGGCTTATGAAAAACATTCGGGAAGAAAAAGGCTTTACGTATGGTATTTCATCAAACATGCCATCGTTCCGGCGGGATGGTTATTTCCTGATCGGGACGGATGTCAATAAGGAGAATACACAACAGACGCTGGACGAAATCCAGAAAGAAATCCGGATTTTGCAGACGGAGCCTGTTCCGCAGGAAGAGTTAGAGACTGTGAAGAATTTTATGGCGGGGGAATTTGTGGGTTCGCTTAACACGCCCTTCGAAATTGCCGACCGATTTAAGGTTATTTTGCTGGATGGTATGCCCGCTGATTTTCTGACGACTTACATCGAACGGCTGCGGTCAGTAACGCAGGAGGATATTATGTCGACAGCAAGCAAATACCTGGCTGAAGGCAGTTTACGGGAAGTTGTGGTCGGAGGAAAATAG
- the porV gene encoding type IX secretion system outer membrane channel protein PorV has product MKRNFFRVLLGVCSFFPFVVFSQSNLAGQNLGIPTSAVPFLNFTPDARSGALGEAGVALGDPDANAIFWNPSKLVFAKQSKGASISYTPWLRELIGDMYYTYLSGYSKIGKNSVIGGSLMYFDLGTVNFTTATGVAAGTFNSREYAVTATFSQRLSQNFSLGVDLKYLNSNLASGSSNPGLKPGGTAAADISAFYRNEARDNATGRGLGWAFGGMISNLGGRINYGGQERYFIPTNLRLGTALTYYVDQYNKFNIVADVNKLMVPTPPEYARDASGNLIPIAGSSPTKYQIAKGQDPDRNYFSAVFGSFADAPGGFSEELREFTISTGIEYWYNEQFAVRAGYFGESNTKGGRKYFTTGIGLRLQERFGVDFSYLLPVKQGNPLANTFRISLLFNFNGSNAVGSEDDEPLSNDSNN; this is encoded by the coding sequence ATGAAGCGCAACTTTTTCCGTGTTCTTCTCGGCGTTTGCAGTTTTTTTCCCTTCGTCGTTTTTTCACAATCCAATCTAGCAGGACAGAATCTAGGCATACCTACATCGGCAGTCCCCTTTCTGAATTTTACGCCAGATGCCCGCTCGGGCGCATTGGGTGAAGCAGGAGTGGCTTTGGGCGATCCTGATGCAAATGCTATTTTCTGGAATCCGTCCAAATTAGTTTTTGCCAAACAGTCGAAAGGGGCGTCTATTTCCTATACACCCTGGCTCCGCGAATTAATAGGTGATATGTATTACACCTATTTATCCGGTTATTCTAAAATTGGCAAAAACTCGGTTATTGGTGGTTCCCTTATGTATTTCGATCTGGGAACAGTGAATTTCACAACCGCAACCGGTGTTGCAGCCGGTACGTTTAATTCTCGGGAATATGCAGTTACGGCAACATTTTCGCAACGCCTGTCTCAGAATTTCTCACTAGGCGTCGATTTGAAGTACCTCAACTCGAATCTTGCCTCTGGCTCTTCCAATCCGGGCTTAAAGCCAGGTGGAACGGCTGCTGCTGATATTAGCGCCTTTTACCGGAATGAAGCGCGTGATAATGCAACTGGCAGAGGGCTCGGCTGGGCTTTTGGGGGTATGATTTCCAATCTCGGTGGTCGTATCAATTATGGAGGTCAGGAGCGCTATTTCATTCCAACAAATTTACGTTTGGGAACGGCTCTAACGTATTATGTCGATCAGTATAACAAGTTTAACATCGTTGCCGATGTGAACAAGCTGATGGTTCCAACACCACCCGAATACGCACGGGATGCTAGTGGAAACCTGATCCCGATTGCTGGAAGCAGCCCCACGAAATATCAGATTGCCAAAGGCCAGGACCCTGATCGTAACTATTTCAGTGCTGTATTTGGTTCATTTGCTGATGCACCGGGTGGTTTCAGTGAAGAACTCAGAGAGTTTACCATTTCGACAGGTATCGAGTATTGGTATAATGAGCAGTTTGCTGTTCGGGCCGGTTATTTTGGCGAATCGAATACGAAGGGTGGCCGAAAATACTTTACAACAGGTATTGGCCTGCGTTTGCAGGAACGATTCGGTGTCGATTTCTCTTACCTCCTACCTGTTAAACAGGGGAATCCGTTGGCCAATACATTCCGTATTTCGCTTCTTTTTAACTTCAACGGCTCTAATGCAGTAGGCTCCGAAGACGATGAGCCTTTAAGTAATGATTCAAATAACTAG
- a CDS encoding dipeptidase, whose amino-acid sequence MTTYLDANKQRFLDELLELLRIPSVSADSNFKGDVRRAAEFVKEKLTAAGLDKASLYETPGHPVVYAEKIVNPDRPTVLVYGHYDVQPADPYELWLSPPFEPTIRNERIYARGACDDKGQFYMHIKAIEAMIATDGLPCNVKVMIEGEEEVGSDHLGTFVAEHRDMLKADVILISDTSIISNETPSLEMGLRGLSYVEVEVTGPNRDLHSGVYGGGVANPVNVLCEMIASLHDENGRITIPGFYDKVVDLSETERTELAKAPFNLDDYKQDLGINDVAGETGYSTNERTSIRPTLDVNGIWGGYTGEGAKTVLPSKASAKLSMRLVPNQTPDEITELFTKHFTAIAPASVSVKVTPHHGGLPYVTPVDSVEFEAASKAFEDAWGKKPIPTRGGGSIPIVALFEQELGVKSILMGFGLDSDALHSPNESYGLFNFYKGIETIPYFYKNYAELKH is encoded by the coding sequence ATGACAACTTACCTTGACGCTAACAAACAACGGTTTCTGGATGAACTCCTGGAACTGCTGCGTATTCCCTCCGTTTCGGCTGATTCGAACTTCAAAGGAGATGTTCGGCGAGCGGCCGAGTTTGTCAAAGAAAAATTAACGGCAGCCGGGCTTGACAAGGCCAGCTTATACGAAACACCCGGACATCCGGTTGTTTATGCCGAAAAGATTGTCAATCCTGACCGCCCGACCGTTCTGGTCTATGGCCATTACGATGTTCAGCCCGCTGACCCGTATGAGCTTTGGTTGTCGCCACCATTTGAGCCCACCATTCGCAACGAACGGATTTATGCACGGGGTGCTTGCGATGATAAAGGGCAGTTTTATATGCATATTAAAGCCATTGAAGCCATGATCGCTACCGATGGACTGCCATGCAATGTAAAAGTGATGATTGAAGGGGAAGAGGAAGTTGGTTCTGATCACCTTGGTACGTTTGTTGCCGAGCATCGTGATATGCTCAAAGCGGATGTAATTCTGATTTCAGATACCAGCATTATTTCAAATGAGACACCTTCGCTTGAAATGGGGCTTCGTGGCCTTTCTTACGTAGAAGTTGAAGTGACTGGTCCCAATCGCGATTTGCACTCGGGTGTTTATGGTGGTGGTGTGGCTAATCCAGTAAATGTTCTGTGTGAAATGATTGCGTCGCTCCATGACGAAAACGGGCGTATCACAATTCCCGGTTTTTATGATAAAGTCGTGGATCTAAGTGAGACCGAACGCACGGAACTAGCGAAAGCTCCCTTTAATCTAGACGATTATAAGCAGGATCTGGGCATAAACGATGTGGCAGGAGAGACCGGCTATTCGACCAACGAACGCACGTCGATTCGGCCTACGCTCGATGTGAACGGAATTTGGGGAGGATATACGGGTGAAGGCGCTAAAACGGTATTGCCGTCGAAAGCATCAGCGAAGCTCAGTATGAGGCTGGTACCTAATCAAACACCCGATGAGATTACGGAACTATTCACAAAGCACTTCACCGCGATTGCACCAGCCAGCGTATCGGTCAAAGTAACTCCTCATCACGGTGGTTTGCCTTATGTAACGCCCGTCGATTCAGTTGAATTTGAAGCGGCTAGCAAGGCTTTTGAAGACGCGTGGGGTAAAAAACCAATTCCAACACGGGGTGGGGGTAGTATTCCCATTGTTGCATTATTTGAACAGGAACTCGGCGTTAAGTCTATTCTGATGGGTTTCGGCCTGGATAGCGACGCACTTCATTCCCCGAATGAAAGCTACGGCTTATTCAATTTTTATAAGGGGATAGAAACCATTCCGTATTTCTATAAAAATTACGCAGAACTTAAGCACTAA
- the plsY gene encoding glycerol-3-phosphate 1-O-acyltransferase PlsY → MNVLLISITTIVAYLLGSIPTAVWYGQGFFGIDIRQHGSGNAGATNTFRVLGKRAGTIVMLVDVLKGYTAAIMANLLWHFDVITHNEIMTFEIVFGLVAVIGHLYPVFADFKGGKGVASLLGMVLAIHPEMALVCIGIFLLVVIASQYVSLGSILAALAFPVLLLLRVFGEKESPLLIVFGFVVFLMVVLTHQKNIGRLMRGQENRTVLIRLRKKREE, encoded by the coding sequence ATGAACGTTTTATTAATTAGTATTACCACAATAGTAGCGTATTTGCTCGGGTCGATTCCAACGGCTGTTTGGTATGGGCAAGGATTTTTTGGTATTGACATTCGGCAGCATGGTAGCGGGAATGCTGGAGCAACAAATACATTTAGAGTACTTGGTAAACGGGCTGGCACGATTGTGATGCTGGTTGATGTGTTGAAAGGCTATACGGCAGCTATTATGGCTAATCTGTTATGGCATTTCGATGTGATTACCCACAATGAGATAATGACCTTTGAAATTGTGTTTGGGCTGGTTGCCGTAATCGGCCATCTTTACCCGGTTTTCGCTGATTTTAAAGGTGGTAAAGGAGTGGCCTCGTTGCTGGGCATGGTACTGGCAATCCATCCCGAAATGGCTTTAGTCTGTATTGGTATTTTTCTATTGGTTGTCATAGCCTCCCAATATGTTTCACTAGGGTCTATTTTAGCGGCTCTTGCCTTTCCGGTCCTGCTGCTGTTGCGCGTTTTTGGTGAAAAAGAAAGCCCGCTACTCATTGTTTTTGGCTTTGTTGTCTTTCTGATGGTTGTTTTAACGCATCAGAAAAATATTGGCCGATTAATGCGCGGTCAGGAAAACCGAACTGTGCTGATCCGTTTGCGGAAAAAGCGTGAAGAATAA
- a CDS encoding SprT family zinc-dependent metalloprotease yields MTDVFTSYFPLGTDIYCRQLWQQYGFHFRVVKPRRTRLGDFRAFPDGKTQITVNANLNPYAFLITYVHEVAHADVNRAYKRRVQPHGKAWQTAFQRLMQPLMTEAVFPTDILLPLQRYMARPAATTYANPALMLALRREDTKYSSPADPGRILLRDVPEGEAFQFDKKTFVRGTLRRTRIVCKEVSTGKSYAILAHAWVETNGK; encoded by the coding sequence TTGACAGACGTATTCACATCCTATTTCCCACTGGGAACCGACATTTATTGTCGACAGCTTTGGCAGCAATATGGATTCCATTTTCGGGTTGTAAAGCCACGGCGAACACGTCTGGGCGATTTTCGTGCTTTCCCGGATGGTAAGACTCAAATTACCGTTAATGCTAATCTGAATCCATATGCTTTTCTGATTACATATGTGCATGAAGTTGCTCATGCCGATGTGAATCGTGCCTATAAACGACGTGTTCAACCACACGGAAAAGCCTGGCAAACAGCCTTTCAGCGTCTCATGCAACCGCTCATGACTGAGGCCGTTTTTCCAACCGACATTCTTCTTCCGCTTCAGCGATACATGGCCAGGCCTGCTGCAACAACCTATGCAAACCCCGCTTTGATGCTGGCTTTGCGAAGGGAAGATACGAAATACAGCAGCCCCGCTGATCCGGGCCGGATACTTCTGCGCGATGTGCCGGAAGGTGAAGCCTTTCAATTTGATAAAAAGACGTTCGTGCGGGGTACGTTACGCCGGACTCGTATCGTTTGTAAAGAGGTGTCGACGGGTAAATCATACGCCATTTTAGCACATGCCTGGGTGGAAACGAATGGAAAATGA